Below is a genomic region from Candidatus Eremiobacteraceae bacterium.
ATCCCCCGCATCGCCTCTTCATCGCCAAGACCTACAACTTGATCGTCCGGCTGGTGTTCGGATTGGCGGTGCGCGACATCGACTGCGCGTTCAAGCTGTTCCGGCGCGACGCTTTGGACGGCATCCAGCTCGAATCCAACGGCGCATTCATCAGTTCCGAACTGTTGATCAAGCTGCGGCGCCACGGGGTTCCAATCGTGGAGCGCGGCGTGCACCACTATCCTCGCACGACAGGTTATTCAAAGGGCGCGAATGCGGGCGTCATCCTGCGCACGATCCGCGACATCATCCGGCTGCGGTTGGGCATGTCGCTCGCGCCGCGCTAAACGGACGAGTGCGCTGACATGTCGGGTCACTCTAAATGGCATAACATCCGCCTCCACAAGGGCAAAATCGATGCGCAACGCGCGCAGGTCTTCACGAAGATCAGCAAAGAGATCATCGTGGCGGCCAAATCCGGCTTGCCCGATCCGGACGCCAACTTCAAACTCAAGCTCGCCGTGTCGAAGGCGCGCGAAGCGAACATGCCGATGGAGAACATCAGGCGCGCGATCGCGCGCGCGACCGGCGCCGGCAGCGGGTCGGCGACATTCGAGGCGATCCGCTACGAGGGATTCGGTCCGAGCGGCGTCGCGGTGATCGTCGACGCGGTCACCGACAATCGCAACCGCACCGCCTCCGAGATGCGCTACCTATTCTCTCGAAACCGGGGCAACCTCGGCGAGAGCGGCTCGGTCGCGTGGCAGTTCGAAGAACGCGGCGTCCTGCGATTCCCCGCCTCCGGGATCTCCCAAGACGATCTGTTGGAATTTGCGGACATCGTGGGCGTGCTGGACGTCAGTATCGAAGGCGATGAGATCGAGATCTTAACGGAGCCGGGCTCGCTTTCTGCCGCCCGTGAAGAGCTTGATCGCCGGCTTCTCGGGCCGCGCCGCGTTACATTGACATCCGCGTCCGTCGAGATGCTCCCCAAGACCACGGTCGCGCTCGGCGCAGCGGAAGCGCCCGACGTGCTGCGCCTGCTCGACGCGCTCGATGAGCACGAAGACGTGACGCGCGTCTCGTCAAACGCCGACATCCCGGACGCGTTGATGGAGGAGCTCGCGTGAACGGATCGGGCGACCGGCCGTCCGCGGTCGGCAAGCGCTCCGCGAAGCTCGCCGCGGAAAAAAGCCGCGTGAGAGGCAGGCGCGCCCTCGGTTGGACATGGCAGACCTACGCGCTTTGGTCAGCGCTAGGCGTCGCTGTGATCGTCGCGCTCTGGTTTGCGATCACGCTGAACGTATTTCTCGCACCCGCAGGTGCATCGGTCACCGTTCCCTCGCTCGAGGGCCTGTCGCTCTCTGAGGCGCAGACCGTCACCGCGCGCGCGCATCTTGAACTGCATACCATCGCGCGTCGCGCGGACTATCGCGTGCCCAAAGATGACATCTTGGGCCAGCTGCCCGAGGCGGGCGAACACGTCCGCGAAGGGCGAAGCATCGACATCATCGTTTCGGACGGTGTGCCGACCGTGAAAGTGCCGAATGTCGGCTCGATGTCGCAACGCGACGCGATCGTCGCCCTCGAGAATGCACATCTGGTCAGCGGCGCCGTCACGACGCGCGAACAGTCGGACGTCACGGCAGGCATCGTCCTCGATCAAAAGCCGGATGCGTTCACTGAAGTGCCGGCGGGCTCGAAGGTGGATCTTGTCGTCGCTCGGGGCCGGCCGCTGAAGTACGCGCCGAATTTCGTCGGCTATCCAGCAACGTTTGCAGCGGCTGCGGCGAAAGAAGCGGGCATCTCCCTCGACAAGATCACGGTGCTCGCGATCGCGCCGAATGCGAAGCCGAAGGGGATCATCGTGGCCGAAGATCCGCCGGCCGGTTCGCCGCTCTTGCCGAATCAGCGTATCTCGCTCCAAGTGAGCGGCGGCGCGCCGCCCACACCCGCACCGTTGCCGTCGTTTCCCGTCGGCAATGCCGCGATCGACTCGCCGCCGCCGACCTCGCAGCCGTCACCGTCGCCCACCAGCGCGCTTCCGCAGCCTGAGTCTTCGCGCGGCATGCGGGTATCGGTCGCGTTGCCGGCATCGTCGTCGCCGGCGCGCGTGCGCGTCGTGCTGTTGGATGCGAAAGGTTCGCGCACGCTGTACGATCAGGATACTACCGGCGGTTTCACGTTATCGTTCGATGTGACGGTCACCGGAGCCGCGACGATTGAGACGTTCGTCAACGACGCGCTCGTGAACTCGACCGAGCTCTAGGGAATTCTCCTCGAGCGCCGCGAAAGCGACGGCATGGCGGTCCATCGTGTCTCCGACCGGCGCGCATTTCGCATCGCGCCGTCGCTTCTGTCGGCGGATTTCGCCGAGATCCGGGCGCAGATCGAATTGGTCGAACGCGCGGGAGCGGATTACCTCCACATCGACGTCATGGACGGCCGCTTCGTTCCCAATATCACGTGGGGTCCGAAGATCATCAAAGATATGCGCCGGCTTTCGGCGCTGCCCTTCGACGTGCATCTCATGATCGTCGAACCGGAGCGTTACGTCGACGATTTTATCGCGGCGGGTGCGAACATCGTGACCGTGCACTGGGAAGCCACCGTGCATGCGCATCGTCTCGCGCAGCAGATCAAGACCGCGGGCGCGCGCGCCGGGCTTTCCATCAATCCCGCGACATCGGTGCGCGTCCTTGACGAGATACTGCCGTACGTCGACTTGCTGCTCGTCATGAGCGTCAATCCGGGATTTGGCGGTCAGACGTACATCCCGACATCCACTGCGAAAATCGCTGAGGCGCGCCGCACGATTGACGAGCGCCGCCTGGATGTCGAGATCGAAGTGGACGGCGGCGTGCATGTTGACAACGTCGCCGACGTGGCGCGCGCGGGTGCGGACACGGTGGTCATGGGCGCCGGTATCTACGGCACGAAAGATCCGGCGGCCACGATCCGGCGCGTCCGCGAATTGTGCGCGCGCTGACCGCGCCGCAACTCTCTGAAGACGCGCTCATCGCTTCCTTACGGGATGCGCTCGGACGACCGCCGCGCGCATTGCGCGTTGGGATCGGAGACGATGCAGCTGTCTGGAAGACGTCCGGCTCACACCTCAGCGTACTGACCACCGACATGTTGGTGGACGGCGTCCACTTCCGGTCGCACGCCACGACGCCCGAGGATCTCGGCGCAAAGGCGCTCGCCGTGAACCTGTCCGACATCGCTGCAATGGGAGCGCGGCCGGCTGTCGCGGTCATCGCGCTCGGCATCACCGAAGGTTTTGATTCGGACTGGCTGCGCGGGCTGTACCGCGGCATGGCGGGACTCGCGGACTCGTCGCAGTGCGCGATCGCCGGCGGCGATATCGTACGCGCGCCCGCACTGACGATCGCCGTGACGATCGCGGGGCACGTACGCCCGAGCCGATTGCGCGTTCGATCGGGCGCCAAGCCGGGTGACCTGATCGCGGTGACGGGAGCGCTTGGACGCGCGGCCGCAGGACTGCGAGCGCTCGACCGGCAGGTGGCTGAAGCGCTCGATCCGGTGCAGCGCGCCGCCGTCTGCGGCGCATACCTACGCCCGACGCCGCGTTTGCGCGAGGGCGCATTTCTCGGCGGCTCGTCGGCGGTGCACGCGATGATGGATATCTCGGACGGTCTATCGACTGACGTCGGACGACTGTCTGCGGCGTCGGGCGTCGACGCTGTCATCGATCTTCGTTTACTGGCGGTGGATCCGGCGGTATCCGCTGCGGCGAAACTGACCGGCGACGATGCGTTACGACTGACGCTCGACGGCGGCGACGACTACGAGCTGCTCGTCGCGATCAAACGACGATCCTTCGCGCAAGTGGCCCGGGGGCTGCGAAGCCGCTGCGGCACGGTCCTTCGCGCGATCGGCACATTTGAAAAAGGGAGCGGTGCCGTTTGGTCGGTCGATGAATCTGGCCGAAAGCCGCTGCCGCCGCGCGGCTACGACCACCTGAATAAGATGTAGGGCGGACCTTTATGGTCCGCCGGCTCAAAAGATGTAGGGCGGACCTTTATGGTCCGCCGGCGGACGATGAACGTCCGCCCTACAGAGTTAGACGGCGCGGGTTACTTTTTTCGAGCGCAGACAGCTCGTGCAGACCCGCGAGGTCTTCACCGTGCCGGCGTCTTTGACGCGGACGGACTGCAGATTCGGCAGCCAGCGCCGGCGCGTCTTGCGCATCGAGTGACTGACATTATTTCCCGATGCCGGGCCCTTGCCGCAGACATCGCATCGCTTCGCCATCAGATTTATCCTTAGGTTCAATTGGACAACCTACGCATGATACCACACGAGAGGTTAGCCTTCAAGGGCCTGCTGTACGGGACGTCGTAATCACGGCCGTGCGCATCACGACGTGCGACGGAAAGACGTTCGCCGACTTCATCGTCGCCGGAACGTATTTCTTGCGGAAGTATCGTTCGGTCATCAATGACCTGAACGTGTTTCCCGTTCCGGACGGCGACACGGGGACGAACATGTTCTTCACCGTGCGCAGCGCGATGATCGAGGCGTGCAAGGTGAGGAGCCGCGATCTGAAGGCGGTAGCCGCCGCCGCCGCGCAAGGCGCACTGATGGGCGCGCGCGGGAATTCGGGCGTCATCATATCGCAGATGTTCCGAGGATTTGCCCACTCCGTGCGGCACAAAGCGGCGATCGAAACGATCGATTTCGCCACGGCGCTGGAAGAAGGCGTGCAAGCCGCGCGGCGTGCGCTGCTCAAACCGGTCGAGGGTACGATACTGTCCGTCGCCTCGGCCGCGGCGGCCGCGGCATTCAAGAGCGCGGTGTCGGAGAAAGATTTCTACAGCGTGGTCCATGCCGTCGTCTCCGCGGCGAACGAGGCGCTCGAAAGGACGCCCGACCAACTGGCGGTTCTCAAAGAAGCGAACGTCGTCGACGCCGGCGGTCAGGGCTTTGTGTATTTCATGGAAGGCGTCGTGCGCATGCTGCCCGGACGCGCGCCGTACACGACGGCGTTTCCGCGCAAGCCGATCCGGGCCGCCACTTTCACGACCAGACAAAAGGTGGACGTCAACCGCTACTGCACGGAGTTCGTGCTGACCGGCGCGACCATCGACGCGGACACCTTTCGCACGCTGCTCTTGCCGCAGGGCGATTCGCTCATCGTCGCGGGGGGCGAAGGCACCATCCGCGTCCACATCCATACGGATTTTCCGCAGCGCGTCGCTGACAGCGCGCGCGAGCACGGCGTCGTCTCCAAACTCAAGATCGACAATATGGAAGAGCAGCACAATGTCCTCGTCGTCGATCGTGAGGCAAAGCCGCGAGGCATCGTCGCCGTCGTGCCGGGCGAAGGCTTTGTGAAGATCGCCAAGGAGCTTGGCGCCGACGTGAGCGTCCTCGGCGGCGCGACCATGAATCCATCGGTGAAAGATCTGCTTGTCGCAGTCAACAAAGTCTTGGCCCCGGTCGTCTATCTGCTGCCGAACGACAAGAATGTCATCCTGAGCGCGCGCGAAGTCGGCGCTCTCACGGACCGAACGGTCGTGGTGGTGCCGACGCGCACGATCCCCGACGGCATCGCGGCGCTCTTCGCCCTGCTCAACTCGGCTGCCGATGCGCAACCGGGCCCCGAGGAATTGCTCGCGGATTCGACCGTCGCCGTATCCGGATCGATATTCTCGGCCGGCCGCGACGCATCGATCGGCGGCGTTGCGGTAAAGCAGCATCAGCTCGTGGGCGCGGTCGACGCCCGCGACGGCCGCCCCGAACGCCTCATCGACGGTGACGACGCGGCCAGCATCGCCCTGGCGATGCTGCGCGATGCCGGCGCCGGGGATGCTTCTCTTCTTTCCTTATACTATGGCACAAATCGCAAACTAAAAGATGCAGAGGCGGTCGCCGCGGCGGTACGCACCGCTCATCCGCAGCTCGCCGTGGAAGTCTATTATGGCGGCCAGGCGTCGTCGGACTACGTGATCAGTATTGAACGCTAAGGACGCCCGCATCGCGATAGACGCCATGGGCGGGGATCTTGCGCCGGATGAGATCGTGACGGGCGCTTGCCGCGCCGCAGCTCAGCTCGGTTTCTCGCTTATCCTCGTCGGTGACCAGCAACGCATCGAAGGCTTGATCGCCGGCGCGAATTCGACCGCCGATGTTCGGATCGTGCACGCACCGGAGGAAGTCGCGATGCACGAAGCGCCGGCGGGCGCGGTGCGGCGCGGCTCGGCGACCTCGATGGGACGGACTGTCGAACTCGTACGCGACGGCGAAGCGGACGCCGCGTTCTCGGCGGGCAATAGCGGCGCGTTCCTCGCCATCTCCACCATCCGCCTACGGACGCTTCCGGGTATTGCGCGCGCGGCGTTTGCAACCGCATGGCCGGCGCGAAAAGGCCCGATGTTGCTGCTCGACTCTGGCGCGAACGTGGACTGCAAACCCGAATGGCTCGTACAGTTCGCGATCATGGGATGCGCTTACGCGCGCGGTGTGCTCGGCGTCGAGGCGCCGAAAGTCGGACTGCTCTCTGTCGGCGAGGAAGAGGAGAAAGGCAACGCGTTGACCGCCGCGGCGTTTCCGCTCTTGCGCGCCGCGCCGATCGAGTTCATCGGCAACGTCGAGGGGCGCGACCTGCTCTTGGGCGATGCAGATGTCATCGTCTGCGACGGTTTCGTCGGCAACGTCGCGCTCAAGCTGGTCGAAGCCGCATCGGAGTATCTCTTTGACAACGTCCGCGCACGGGCAAAGGACAACGCGCGCGCTCGGATCGGCGCGGCGCTCATGCGCCCCGCGCTGCGAAAGGTGAAAGCGATGCTCGATTACCGCGAGTACGGGGGCGCGCCGCTGCTCGGGGTGCGCGGCATCTGCCTGATCGGTCACGGTCGCGCCGACTCGTTCGCCGTCGAGAGCGCGTGTCGCGCCGCGCTCGCGGCTGTCAGCCACGACGTCCTCGGCTCCATCGCGCGAGCGTTCGCAGCGGCCGGCGCATGAGCGGGCGTTTCGCGATCGTCACGGATTCGACAGCCGATATGGGGCCGCTGGCGGCCGAAGCCGGCGTCTCCGTGGTCCCGCTGACGATCCGATTCGGCAACGAAGAGTTTCGCGACGGCATCGACCTCACGAGCGAGCAATTTTACGCTATGCTGGCGACGAGTCCTCAGCCGCCGATCACCGCGCAGCCGACGCCCGCTGCATTCGAAGCGGAGTATCGCCGCATCCTGAATGAGGGTGCGGCCGAGCACGTCCTCTCGCTGCACGTCTCAAGCGCGTTGTCCGGAACGTTCAACTCGGCGTCGCTTGCGGCGTCTGCCGTCGATCCGGCGCGGATCAGCGTCGTAGACACGCGATCTGTTTCCGCGGGGATCGCAATGCTCGCGATCGAGGCACGCGCGCGCTTCGAGAGCGGCGCGTCGCCCGCAGAAGTCCTTGAGGCATTGCAAGCCGACATCCCGCGCGTTGAGCTCTTCGCGACGATTCCGAATCTCACGTATTTGGCGCGGGGCGGACGCATCGGCGGTCTACGCGGTTTGCTCGGCAACGTGCTCAAGATAGTGCCGATCCTCAAAGTCGAAGACGGCGCGGTGGCCGAACAGGCGAAAGTGCGGACATTTACCCGCGCAGTCGACCAGCTGGTGGAGACTGCCATCGCCCATATCCCGGTCAAGGGCTCGGCACGGGTGGCGATTCTCCACTCGGTCGCTCCCGATCTCGCCAAGTCCGTGGGCGAACGGATGCGCGCGGCGGTCGCGCCGTCGTCGCTGATCACGTGTGAGATCGGCCCGACAGTAGGCACGCACGCTGGGCCCGGAGCGGTCGGCGTATGTTTCATCCCCTGAACGATCCAACGCCGCGCGAGAGCACTGGAGACGATGCTGCCGGCGTCTACGTCCATATCCCGTTCTGCGATCGGATCTGTCCGTACTGTGATTTCGCGGTGGTTCGGACAAGAGAATCCGCAATCGATCGCTACTGCGCGGCGCTGCATGCGGAGATCGGCCGCTCAAGCGGTCCGCGCCGAGTCGGAACG
It encodes:
- the rpe gene encoding ribulose-phosphate 3-epimerase, which translates into the protein MAVHRVSDRRAFRIAPSLLSADFAEIRAQIELVERAGADYLHIDVMDGRFVPNITWGPKIIKDMRRLSALPFDVHLMIVEPERYVDDFIAAGANIVTVHWEATVHAHRLAQQIKTAGARAGLSINPATSVRVLDEILPYVDLLLVMSVNPGFGGQTYIPTSTAKIAEARRTIDERRLDVEIEVDGGVHVDNVADVARAGADTVVMGAGIYGTKDPAATIRRVRELCAR
- the plsX gene encoding phosphate acyltransferase PlsX — translated: MNAKDARIAIDAMGGDLAPDEIVTGACRAAAQLGFSLILVGDQQRIEGLIAGANSTADVRIVHAPEEVAMHEAPAGAVRRGSATSMGRTVELVRDGEADAAFSAGNSGAFLAISTIRLRTLPGIARAAFATAWPARKGPMLLLDSGANVDCKPEWLVQFAIMGCAYARGVLGVEAPKVGLLSVGEEEEKGNALTAAAFPLLRAAPIEFIGNVEGRDLLLGDADVIVCDGFVGNVALKLVEAASEYLFDNVRARAKDNARARIGAALMRPALRKVKAMLDYREYGGAPLLGVRGICLIGHGRADSFAVESACRAALAAVSHDVLGSIARAFAAAGA
- a CDS encoding YebC/PmpR family DNA-binding transcriptional regulator — protein: MSGHSKWHNIRLHKGKIDAQRAQVFTKISKEIIVAAKSGLPDPDANFKLKLAVSKAREANMPMENIRRAIARATGAGSGSATFEAIRYEGFGPSGVAVIVDAVTDNRNRTASEMRYLFSRNRGNLGESGSVAWQFEERGVLRFPASGISQDDLLEFADIVGVLDVSIEGDEIEILTEPGSLSAAREELDRRLLGPRRVTLTSASVEMLPKTTVALGAAEAPDVLRLLDALDEHEDVTRVSSNADIPDALMEELA
- the rpmB gene encoding 50S ribosomal protein L28 — encoded protein: MAKRCDVCGKGPASGNNVSHSMRKTRRRWLPNLQSVRVKDAGTVKTSRVCTSCLRSKKVTRAV
- a CDS encoding DegV family protein, with product MSGRFAIVTDSTADMGPLAAEAGVSVVPLTIRFGNEEFRDGIDLTSEQFYAMLATSPQPPITAQPTPAAFEAEYRRILNEGAAEHVLSLHVSSALSGTFNSASLAASAVDPARISVVDTRSVSAGIAMLAIEARARFESGASPAEVLEALQADIPRVELFATIPNLTYLARGGRIGGLRGLLGNVLKIVPILKVEDGAVAEQAKVRTFTRAVDQLVETAIAHIPVKGSARVAILHSVAPDLAKSVGERMRAAVAPSSLITCEIGPTVGTHAGPGAVGVCFIP
- a CDS encoding PASTA domain-containing protein, producing MNGSGDRPSAVGKRSAKLAAEKSRVRGRRALGWTWQTYALWSALGVAVIVALWFAITLNVFLAPAGASVTVPSLEGLSLSEAQTVTARAHLELHTIARRADYRVPKDDILGQLPEAGEHVREGRSIDIIVSDGVPTVKVPNVGSMSQRDAIVALENAHLVSGAVTTREQSDVTAGIVLDQKPDAFTEVPAGSKVDLVVARGRPLKYAPNFVGYPATFAAAAAKEAGISLDKITVLAIAPNAKPKGIIVAEDPPAGSPLLPNQRISLQVSGGAPPTPAPLPSFPVGNAAIDSPPPTSQPSPSPTSALPQPESSRGMRVSVALPASSSPARVRVVLLDAKGSRTLYDQDTTGGFTLSFDVTVTGAATIETFVNDALVNSTEL
- the thiL gene encoding thiamine-phosphate kinase, encoding MRALTAPQLSEDALIASLRDALGRPPRALRVGIGDDAAVWKTSGSHLSVLTTDMLVDGVHFRSHATTPEDLGAKALAVNLSDIAAMGARPAVAVIALGITEGFDSDWLRGLYRGMAGLADSSQCAIAGGDIVRAPALTIAVTIAGHVRPSRLRVRSGAKPGDLIAVTGALGRAAAGLRALDRQVAEALDPVQRAAVCGAYLRPTPRLREGAFLGGSSAVHAMMDISDGLSTDVGRLSAASGVDAVIDLRLLAVDPAVSAAAKLTGDDALRLTLDGGDDYELLVAIKRRSFAQVARGLRSRCGTVLRAIGTFEKGSGAVWSVDESGRKPLPPRGYDHLNKM
- a CDS encoding DAK2 domain-containing protein → MRITTCDGKTFADFIVAGTYFLRKYRSVINDLNVFPVPDGDTGTNMFFTVRSAMIEACKVRSRDLKAVAAAAAQGALMGARGNSGVIISQMFRGFAHSVRHKAAIETIDFATALEEGVQAARRALLKPVEGTILSVASAAAAAAFKSAVSEKDFYSVVHAVVSAANEALERTPDQLAVLKEANVVDAGGQGFVYFMEGVVRMLPGRAPYTTAFPRKPIRAATFTTRQKVDVNRYCTEFVLTGATIDADTFRTLLLPQGDSLIVAGGEGTIRVHIHTDFPQRVADSAREHGVVSKLKIDNMEEQHNVLVVDREAKPRGIVAVVPGEGFVKIAKELGADVSVLGGATMNPSVKDLLVAVNKVLAPVVYLLPNDKNVILSAREVGALTDRTVVVVPTRTIPDGIAALFALLNSAADAQPGPEELLADSTVAVSGSIFSAGRDASIGGVAVKQHQLVGAVDARDGRPERLIDGDDAASIALAMLRDAGAGDASLLSLYYGTNRKLKDAEAVAAAVRTAHPQLAVEVYYGGQASSDYVISIER